Proteins from one Doryrhamphus excisus isolate RoL2022-K1 chromosome 19, RoL_Dexc_1.0, whole genome shotgun sequence genomic window:
- the ylpm1 gene encoding YLP motif-containing protein 1 isoform X9 — MYPSWGNYGAPPSQNYGGSGPRNISGGGLAGPQAGFGGLQASPSGSLFSSLQEQHLQQMQQLQMLHQKQLQTVLHHGSAAPPYGGGHQSGYSGPSWQSTEPVHLDSGMGMHPHLKGGDTLSTQQELSKPPPPQTHAAEAQPTPPPSDPQSSKLMDPNDGKTQDVFNKEDDKTLPLPNQQQLWYQQHLQNLQKLRQEKQNQKDGNFAMPQPTPHNGQTLQPPLPSETPTSAPPPPLPTEEPPAPPPPPEPDSKQDNEETARLQQLQAAAAQWQHVQQQRVGLHYQALMQQHEKLQQILEKYQQLIQQPPNLQTMSAEMQLRHYEVQKQQFTPLYQDWEVSFRMWFEQFQTYPHKDQLHDYEHQWKQWQDQMNATNAHLLERITTLTTMVPYAANQYNNVVMGQYGAYPGQDGQIQPQQVNPGMQFNAVTASPALQQGQQHTPAAAPLHTGGPPAGIGLSGHQNVPSPNYNNIGGPHANNPGFHQPRMPFEGPPRFDQQTQRFDLPHPLPQPQQRCDAPPRFDQPPTRFDGTPRFDQPHQRFDGPTRLNQPGPRLDAPPRFDQPTQHFDGPPRFDQKPRAITPRFGRSSRFDQPPQQTGSTVPSQKQQQETLPQVEQSLNPPPSVDSSLKPVKLPQSNQQNRKSDKDMMDDMVEGDGFFIPSEPIPQTKSRTKISDITRKPNPLDSKPAQSGSSTLESKQTNAPNVPKPEGPLRNNNPPGVPEEKTETQPSKTEPVRPPPGTGRGQPQVPMQGRGRGQPQLPMQGTGRGQPTVPMQGRGCGQSSASVQGAGRGQSPAPVQGAGRGQSPAPVQGAGRGQSPAPVQGAGRVQSPAPVQGAGRGQSPAPVQGAGRGQSPAPVQGAGRGQSPAPVQGAGRGQSPTTVQGAGRGQSPTTVQGRGRGQPPVPVQGRGRGNRQRVHGDMRGQNLPPEGQIDEMSHDFMPPGEEEFMQEPEEAYQWQEPSVEEFGGETSEAPDEEMWIPEDHHFQTEEEYYEEPLQGPPLGRGGFPMMRGRPPMARGGPPLGRGGPFMGRGGPPMGRGGPPMGRGGPAMGRGGPPMGRGGPSMGRGGPPMGRGGPPMGRGGPPMGRGGPPMGRGGPPMGRGGPPMGRGGPSMGRGGPPMGRGGPPMGGGDPMDDQWEDTETEEYCDEEAYWGEARPPMRGMRPPFPPGHHRPPRGRPGFMHQGRGPPPHLAHGPMDEESFGHETGDMELDPSEHYMYGGHDAHNLPMHPGRGRGRRPPPSHEAMGMGPDGEPFYHEEMENEQDWPPPHGRRPSMPHEIIERGGMVRRPMGRGIARGMMRPGSSREHEEGYSEVYVHGEDRWRPPHSDDPRHEARFYDTEWDRARPPPERDFSPHLPPPDRWLDDRERGHPYPYDDEYNQRRGEIRIREYPDEPPSRPEDPSQRPSEWDRLSRHPLSERLYPTYGDHGDKPALDRPPLPGPAENSIDLAAQGAGGGNVLALSQRQHEIILKAAQELKRIREIQEGKPAETESQPASSDVLPELPAGLLGLEIPPEVRNALKGMTTAAQAAPSWDTNPAALAPAVIPKTVDYGHGHDSGATVERIAYGERVVLRPDPDRGYEKEPLRDPYSRDPYYDRRSDPYMDRQLHWHPLIIQDTGIETAALERGIEVAAVIERTFLGGPAMIDLSMSAQPSTVVGLNAMAMALHHL; from the exons ATGTACCCTTCCTGGGGGAATTATGGTGCACCTCCGTCGCAAAACTACGGAGGATCTGGCCCACGGAACATCTCCGGAGGAGGCCTCGCCGGTCCCCAAGCGGGGTTCGGCGGTTTACAGGCCTCGCCGAGCGGCTCTCTCTTCTCGAGCCTGCAGGAGCAGCACCTACAGCAGATGCAGCAGCTCCAGATGCTCCACCAGAAACAGCTCCAGACGGTGCTGCATCATGGCAGCGCTGCTCCACCATACGGTGGCGGACACCAGAGTGGGTATTCGGGGCCGTCGTGGCAGTCAACAGAACCGGTTCATTTGGACAGCGGTATGGGGATGCACCCTCACTTAAAAGGAGGGGACACGTTATCGACACAACAGGAATTGTCGAAGCCGCCCCCGCCACAGACTCACGCCGCTGAAGCTCAGCCAACTCCCCCTCCGTCAGACCCCCAGTCATCGAAACTTATGGACCCTAACGATGGGAAAACACAGGATGTATTCAATAAAGAGGACGACAAAACTTTGCCTTTGCCG AACCAGCAGCAACTTTGGTACCAGCAACATCTGCAGAACCTACAAAAGCTGAGGCAAGAGAAACAGAACCAAAAGGATGGTAACTTTGCTATGCCACAGCCGACGCCGCACAATGGGCAAACTCTGCAGCCTCCACTTCCATCCGAAACACCCACATCTGCGCCACCTCCGCCCCTTCCAACAGAGGAGCCCCCAGCACCGCCTCCACCACCAGAG CCGGATTCAAAACAAGACAATGAGGAGACTGCCCGTCTCCAGCAATTACAGGCTGCAGCGGCTCAATGGCAGCATGTTCAGCAGCAAAGAGTAGGCTTACATTACCAAGCTCTTATGCAACAGCATGAGAAACTCCAACAGATACTGGAGAAGTATCAGCAGCTCATTCAGCAACCTCCAAACTTACAG acGATGTCAGCTGAAATGCAGCTGAGACATTACGAAGTACAAAAGCAGCAGTTCACGCCTCTATACCAAGACTGGGAGGTTTCTTTCAGGATGTGGTTCGAGCAGTTCCAAACTTATCCCCACAAAGACCAACTGCATGACTATGAGCACCAGTGGAAACAGTGGCAGGATCAGATGAATGCCACTAATGCCCACCTTCTTGAGAGGATCACCACTCTGACAACAATGGTGCCGTACGCTGCAAACCAGTATAATAATGTAGTTATGGGGCAATATGGAGCGTACCCAGGACAGGACGGTCAAATTCAGCCGCAACAAGTAAATCCAGGTATGCAGTTCAATGCCGTTACTGCCAGTCCTGCACTCCAGCAAGGTCAACAGCATACTCCAGCTGCAGCACCCCTACACACAGGAGGTCCTCCTGCTGGGATCGGACTCTCAGGTCATCAAAATGTTCCGTCACCAAACTACAACAACATTGGGGGTCCACA TGCAAACAACCCAGGATTCCACCAACCACGTATGCCATTTGAGGGACCTCCAAGGTTTGATCAACAAACACAACGTTTTGACCTCCCCCATCCTTTGCCTCAACCTCAACAACGCTGTGACGCTCCACCTCGATTTGATCAGCCCCCGACGCGCTTTGATGGTACCCCGCGTTTTGATCAACCACACCAGCGCTTCGATGGTCCCACTCGCTTAAACCAACCAGGGCCACGCCTTGATGCACCTCCCAGATTTGACCAACCCACTCAGCATTTTGATGGTCCCCCAAGATTTGACCAGAAACCAAGAGCTATTACACCACGATTTGGAAGGTCATCCAGATTTGATCAGCCCCCACAACAGACAGGTTCAACAGTGCcctcacaaaaacaacagcaagaaACCCTGCCTCAAGTGGAACAAAGTCTCAACCCACCACCCAGTGTGGATTCTTCATTAAAACCTGTCAAGCTGCCACAGTCAAATCAACAAAACAGAAAATCTGATAAAGACATGATGGATGACATGGTTGAAGGTGATGGATTTTTTATCCCAAGTGAACCTATACCACAAACCAAAAGCCGTACAAAGATTTCTGACATTACCCGCAAGCCTAATCCGTTAGACAGTAAGCCAGCCCAATCTGGATCTAGTACCCTGGAATCGAAACAAACGAATGCACCAAATGTTCCCAAACCAGAAGGACCGTTGAGAAATAATAACCCTCCAGGAGTACCAGAGGAAAAAACTGAGACACAGCCATCCAAAACTGAACCTGTTCGGCCTCCCCCTGGTACAGGACGTGGTCAGCCACAAGTACCCATGCAAGGGAGAGGACGAGGTCAGCCACAACTACCCATGCAAGGTACAGGACGTGGTCAACCCACAGTACCTATGCAAGGTAGGGGATGTGGCCAGTCCTCGGCCTCTGTGCAAGGCGCAGGACGAGGTCAGTCCCCGGCCCCTGTGCAAGGCGCAGGACGAGGTCAGTCCCCGGCCCCTGTGCAAGGCGCAGGACGAGGTCAGTCCCCGGCCCCTGTGCAAGGCGCAGGACGAGTTCAGTCCCCGGCCCCTGTGCAAGGCGCAGGACGAGGTCAGTCCCCGGCCCCTGTGCAAGGCGCAGGACGAGGTCAGTCCCCGGCCCCTGTGCAAGGCGCAGGACGAGGTCAGTCCCCGGCCCCTGTGCAAGGCGCAGGACGAGGTCAGTCACCGACCACTGTGCAAGGCGCAGGACGAGGTCAGTCCCCGACCACTGTGCAAGGTAGAGGACGAGGTCAGCCCCCGGTTCCTGTGCAAGGTAGAGGACGGGGTAACAGACAGAGGGTGCATGGAGACATGAGGGGACAAAACTTGCCACCCGAGGGGCAGATTGACGAAATGTCGCATGATTTTATGCCACCCGGGGAAGAAGAATTCATGCAGGAGCCAGAGGAAGCCTACCAATGGCAGGAGCCTTCAGTTGAGGAGTTTGGTGGTGAGACATCCGAGGCTCCTGATGAAGAAATGTGGATACCTGAAGATCATCACTTCCAAACAGAAgaggaatattatgaggaaccaTTGCAAGGACCTCCTTTGGGGAGAGGGGGGTTCCCGATGATGAGAGGACGCCCCCCTATGGCTCGAGGTGGTCCCCCTTTGGGTAGAGGAGGACCGTTTATGGGCCGAGGGGGGCCACCTATGGGCCGAGGGGGACCACCAATGGGCCGAGGGGGACCGGCAATGGGCCGAGGGGGACCGCCTATGGGCCGAGGAGGGCCGTCCATGGGCCGAGGAGGGCCGCCCATGGGTCGAGGAGGGCCGCCCATGGGTCGAGGAGGGCCGCCCATGGGTCGAGGAGGGCCGCCCATGGGTCGAGGAGGGCCGCCCATGGGTCGGGGCGGTCCACCCATGGGACGAGGAGGGCCGTCCATGGGTCGAGGAGGGCCGCCCATGGGTCGGGGCGGTCCACCCATGGGAGGAGGGGACCCAATGGATGATCAATGGGAAGATACCGAGACAGAAGAGTACTGTGATGAAGAGGCTTATTGGGGAGAGGCTAGGCCTCCAATGAGAGGAATGAGACCACCATTTCCGCCTGGCCATCATCGTCCACCACGCGGTCGCCCTGGTTTCATGCATCAGGGACGAGGGCCCCCGCCTCATCTAGCACACGGGCCAATGGATGAGGAGTCATTCGGACATGAGACTGGTGATATGGAACTGGATCCATCAGAGCATTACATGTATGGTGGGCATGATGCTCATAACTTGCCAATGCACCCAGGTAGAGGAAGAGGCAGACGGCCTCCCCCATCCCACGAGGCAATGGGAATGGGTCCTGATGGGGAGCCATTTTATCATGAAGAAATGGAGAATGAACAGGATTGGCCGCCACCCCATGGGAGACGTCCTTCAATGCCCCATGAGATCATTGAAAGGGGCGGAATGGTAAGAAGGCCAATGGGACGTGGAATAGCAAGAGGTATGATGCGGCCAGGTTCATCCCGTGAACATGAAGAGGGATACAGTGAGGTTTATGTTCATGGAGAAGATCGCTGGCGGCCACCGCATTCTGATGACCCCCGGCACGAGGCCAGATTCTATGACACTGAATGGGATAGAGCGCGTCCTCCACCAGAACGGGACTTTTCGCCACACTTGCCGCCCCCAGATCGCTGGCTAGACGACAGAGAAAGAGGTCACCCATACCCATATGATGACGAGTACAACCAAAGAAGAGGAGAAATCAGAATCCGCGAGTATCCGGACGAGCCCCCATCCCGACCGGAAGACCCATCGCAGCGTCCTTCAGAATGGGATCGGCTTTCAAGACACCCACTGTCAGAAAGGTTGTATCCCACTTATGGGGATCATGGGGATAAACCCGCGTTGGACAGGCCTCCACTCCCTGGACCTGCTGAAAACTCAATTGACCTCGCAGCACAAGGAGCAGGCGGAGGCAATGTACTTGCTCTTTCCCAGCGCCAACATGAAATCATCTTGAAAGCAGCCCAAGAACTTAAACGCATCAG GGAGATACAGGAGGGCAAGCCTGCTGAAACAGAATCTCAGCCTGCATCATCTGATGTATTACCCGAGCTCCCTGCTGGGCTCCTTGGTTTGGAGATCCCACCAGAAGTCAGAAATGCTCTGAAG GGCATGACTACGGCTGCTCAGGCAGCTCCATCTTGGGATACTAATCCTGCTGCACTTGCGCCTGCAGTAATTCCAAAGACTGTGGATTATGGGCATGGACATG ACTCGGGTGCCACTGTTGAGAGGATTGCTTACGGCGAGAGAGTTGTGTTGAGGCCTGACCCAGACAGGGGCTATGAAAAAG AACCTCTTCGAGATCCTTACAGCAGGGATCCTTACTATGACAGACGGTCAGACCCTTACATGGACCGCC AGCTCCACTGGCACCCCCTCATCATTCAGGATACAGGGATAGAGACCGCGGCCTTAGAGAGAGGGATCGAAGTGGCAGCCGTGATCGAGAGGACCTTTTTGGGCGGTCCGGCTATGATAGACCTCTCTATGAGCGCACAGCCCTCGACTGTGGTGGGTCTGAACGCTATGGCCATGGCTCTTCACCATTTG TAG